The Sediminispirochaeta smaragdinae DSM 11293 genome has a segment encoding these proteins:
- a CDS encoding M48 family metallopeptidase produces the protein MIVLIPAILSVLAMGFDYHRLSEDAAYQREQKRFSMIRETCTTLVFILFLLFGGFSLSARISHDLSYTIGGGELVQGVFFALILVFLERLLALPFALYATFSIEARYGFNKTSPKTFFADEVKGFFLLCLIGLPIFLLIYAFYDHFGPSGWLLAWIGYTLFSLLLSIIAPTVILPLFNRFTPLANESLKTRISGIAEQAGIKVKRVEVIDGSRRSTKANAYVAGFGSSKRVALYDTFIDKHSEEEIVAVLAHEFGHIAKKHVVKQFISQTILSAPIFYLLFWAVASPILPEAVGFPSTEIYTAHAVALIVLVIVMGFLSAFFAPLFLLFSRKREREADLFAAKLMGTGDELVSALLSLEKQNGGHPDPHPLSVFLHYSHPPTRQRVALLKSFSP, from the coding sequence ATGATTGTTTTGATCCCGGCCATTCTTTCTGTACTAGCAATGGGATTCGATTATCATCGGTTATCGGAAGATGCTGCCTATCAACGGGAACAAAAGCGTTTCTCAATGATCAGAGAGACTTGTACCACCCTTGTGTTTATTCTCTTCCTTTTATTCGGAGGTTTTTCGCTCTCTGCAAGGATCTCCCATGATCTCTCGTATACCATCGGAGGAGGAGAGCTTGTGCAGGGGGTCTTCTTTGCTCTTATCCTTGTCTTCTTAGAACGACTTCTTGCCCTCCCCTTCGCACTCTATGCAACTTTTTCGATCGAAGCACGATATGGTTTCAACAAGACAAGCCCCAAGACCTTTTTTGCCGATGAAGTAAAAGGCTTTTTTCTCCTTTGTCTCATCGGTCTTCCAATCTTTCTGTTGATATATGCTTTTTATGATCACTTCGGCCCTTCCGGATGGCTCCTTGCCTGGATCGGGTATACGCTTTTCTCATTACTCCTCTCCATTATCGCGCCGACCGTCATATTGCCTCTCTTTAATCGTTTCACTCCTCTGGCAAACGAGTCACTGAAAACGAGGATTTCGGGAATTGCAGAGCAAGCGGGAATCAAGGTAAAACGTGTTGAGGTGATCGACGGTTCAAGACGATCTACGAAGGCCAATGCCTATGTGGCAGGGTTCGGGAGCAGCAAGCGAGTTGCCTTGTACGATACCTTCATAGACAAACATTCGGAAGAGGAAATAGTAGCGGTCCTTGCCCATGAATTCGGCCATATTGCAAAGAAACATGTTGTCAAACAGTTTATCTCTCAGACAATCCTTTCAGCACCAATCTTCTACCTCCTTTTTTGGGCAGTCGCCTCACCGATTCTTCCCGAGGCAGTCGGCTTTCCAAGCACAGAGATCTACACAGCACATGCAGTAGCACTGATAGTGCTTGTCATTGTCATGGGCTTCCTCTCCGCCTTCTTTGCTCCCCTTTTCCTTTTATTTTCGAGAAAGAGGGAAAGAGAGGCCGATCTCTTTGCCGCAAAACTGATGGGAACCGGAGACGAATTGGTGTCGGCCCTTCTCTCCCTGGAAAAGCAAAATGGCGGTCATCCTGATCCCCACCCGCTTTCGGTATTTCTCCACTATTCCCACCCTCCGACACGGCAAAGGGTTGCTCTGCTGAAATCTTTTTCCCCCTGA
- a CDS encoding class I SAM-dependent methyltransferase has product MLKGNYDHIAAIYESLFPLSSQTLDCVAAYVKTAEKRVLDVGCGTGELAFALRQRGFDVVGIDSDPSMIKRAKERSGGRCGIDFTLLAMEKLKGCFVGSSFSLITCIGNTIAHLRDKKGLLEFSHVVFDLLVPSGPLLLQVLNYDMILRWRPVQLPPIVKSDLRFLRFYDYSRLPFTILFTARLEDSDGKLLDERRLELSPFTRDDICSVLEKSGFEDVTCFGGFDRSEPGEEKLPLVVSARKPGDVMQQY; this is encoded by the coding sequence ATGTTGAAAGGTAACTATGATCACATTGCCGCGATCTATGAATCACTTTTTCCCCTTTCTTCTCAAACCCTTGATTGTGTTGCCGCCTATGTGAAAACGGCCGAAAAACGGGTTTTGGATGTGGGGTGCGGCACAGGAGAGCTTGCCTTTGCTCTCAGGCAAAGAGGTTTTGATGTTGTTGGTATCGACAGTGATCCGTCGATGATAAAGAGGGCAAAAGAACGTTCCGGAGGACGTTGCGGCATAGACTTTACTCTTTTAGCCATGGAAAAGCTAAAGGGATGTTTTGTCGGTTCCTCCTTTTCCCTTATCACCTGTATTGGGAACACTATTGCCCATCTACGTGACAAGAAAGGTTTATTGGAGTTTTCTCATGTGGTATTTGACCTACTTGTCCCTTCCGGCCCTCTTTTGCTCCAGGTATTAAATTACGACATGATCCTTCGCTGGCGACCTGTCCAGCTACCTCCAATTGTGAAATCTGACCTTCGATTTCTCCGGTTCTATGATTACAGCCGGCTTCCCTTTACCATACTATTTACCGCAAGGCTTGAGGATTCTGACGGTAAGCTTTTGGATGAACGTCGTCTGGAGCTTTCTCCCTTTACCCGTGATGATATTTGTTCGGTTCTTGAAAAAAGTGGCTTTGAGGATGTTACATGCTTCGGAGGATTTGACAGGTCAGAACCGGGTGAAGAGAAGCTCCCTCTCGTGGTCTCTG